From a region of the Paenibacillus segetis genome:
- the trpB gene encoding tryptophan synthase subunit beta produces the protein MTQVPDEHGRFGPFGGRYVPETLMNALIELEKSYRHFQDDAEFQAEISYLLKQYSGRETPLYYAERLTEHLGGAKIYLKREDLNHTGAHKINNAIGQGILAKRMGKNKVIAETGAGQHGVATATVAALLGLECKVFMGEEDTKRQQLNVFRMKLLGAEVVPVMSGTRTLKDACNEALRYWVSNVQDTFYILGSATGPHPYPMMVRNFQRVIGDETRRQILEAEGRLPNMLVAAVGGGSNAIGMFYPFVEDTDVQMVGVEAAGRGVDTEFHAATMTKGTKGVFQGSLSYLLQDAHGQVMPAHSISAGLDYPGIGPEHSYLKDIERAKYYPITDKEALDALQLLSRTEGIIPALESAHAVAQVVKLAPHMNRDELIVICLSGRGDKDVDSIMAYTEGGDIL, from the coding sequence ATGACGCAAGTACCTGATGAACACGGTCGTTTCGGCCCTTTTGGCGGACGGTATGTACCAGAAACATTGATGAATGCACTCATTGAACTGGAGAAATCTTACCGACATTTTCAAGATGATGCAGAATTCCAAGCAGAGATTAGTTATTTGTTGAAGCAATATAGCGGGCGGGAAACGCCGTTGTATTATGCTGAACGTTTAACGGAGCACTTGGGCGGTGCAAAAATATATTTAAAACGTGAAGACTTGAATCATACGGGAGCGCACAAAATCAATAACGCGATTGGTCAAGGAATTCTGGCTAAGCGAATGGGCAAGAACAAAGTAATCGCGGAGACAGGGGCCGGTCAACACGGTGTTGCTACGGCAACAGTAGCTGCTTTACTTGGACTTGAGTGCAAAGTATTTATGGGTGAAGAAGATACGAAACGCCAGCAATTGAATGTGTTCCGGATGAAATTGCTCGGTGCGGAAGTAGTTCCTGTCATGTCCGGTACTCGGACCTTGAAGGACGCCTGCAATGAGGCACTTCGTTATTGGGTCAGCAACGTACAGGATACTTTTTATATTCTTGGCTCGGCTACTGGTCCTCATCCATATCCGATGATGGTCCGTAACTTTCAACGTGTAATTGGCGATGAGACACGTCGTCAAATATTAGAAGCTGAAGGAAGACTTCCCAATATGCTGGTAGCAGCTGTTGGTGGAGGAAGCAATGCTATCGGGATGTTTTATCCTTTCGTGGAGGACACCGATGTTCAAATGGTTGGTGTAGAAGCGGCAGGCAGAGGGGTAGATACAGAGTTTCATGCGGCAACAATGACGAAAGGGACTAAAGGGGTGTTCCAAGGTTCACTTAGTTATCTCCTACAAGACGCCCATGGTCAAGTCATGCCAGCACATTCTATTTCAGCGGGACTGGATTATCCAGGAATCGGACCGGAACATTCTTACTTAAAAGATATAGAACGCGCTAAATATTATCCAATTACGGATAAAGAGGCGTTGGATGCACTTCAACTGCTCAGTCGGACGGAAGGGATTATCCCTGCACTGGAATCTGCACATGCTGTAGCTCAAGTAGTTAAATTAGCTCCACATATGAATCGTGATGAACTTATAGTCATTTGCCTATCAGGGCGTGGAGATAAAGATGTGGATTCGATTATGGCTTATACAGAGGGTGGGGATATACTATGA
- a CDS encoding phosphoribosylanthranilate isomerase, with the protein MSDVAVKICGLQSVEVLKSMINLPLDYVGFVFARSKRQVTSSQAAELLSVLNEWTLDSNPQSVGVFVNPTLEELQSLLAEVPLNVLQLHGSESPEFCREARELFGLKIYKAFSVRDDESIRVEELLERYNGVLDGLLLDTYDPHYGGGSGITFPWYLATPYQTWAKNQGIPCLVAGGLHAGNVSELIDTIAPDGVDVSSGVESDGVKDITKITAFVERVKGL; encoded by the coding sequence ATGAGTGATGTTGCCGTAAAAATTTGTGGACTTCAGTCCGTTGAAGTGCTAAAATCTATGATAAACTTACCTCTCGATTATGTTGGATTTGTGTTTGCTAGGAGCAAGCGTCAAGTAACTAGCTCCCAGGCTGCTGAGCTGTTATCTGTTCTGAATGAATGGACATTAGACAGCAATCCACAGAGCGTTGGTGTGTTCGTAAATCCAACCTTAGAGGAACTCCAAAGTCTGCTTGCTGAGGTTCCACTCAATGTACTTCAATTACATGGATCGGAGAGTCCAGAATTTTGCCGTGAAGCAAGGGAACTTTTTGGCCTCAAAATATATAAGGCATTCTCTGTTCGAGATGACGAATCAATTCGAGTAGAAGAGCTACTTGAGCGATATAATGGAGTGTTGGATGGCTTGTTGCTTGATACTTATGATCCCCATTATGGTGGTGGTTCGGGTATAACATTCCCCTGGTATTTAGCGACACCTTACCAAACGTGGGCCAAGAATCAAGGCATTCCATGTTTAGTGGCCGGAGGTCTTCATGCCGGTAATGTAAGTGAATTAATTGATACTATAGCACCTGACGGTGTTGATGTTTCTAGCGGAGTAGAGAGCGATGGAGTCAAGGATATAACGAAAATAACAGCATTTGTAGAGAGGGTGAAAGGGTTATGA
- the trpC gene encoding indole-3-glycerol phosphate synthase TrpC: MYLDRIVETKKQEVELLAATFSIAQAEQRVAELPPTRGFHKALTVGRKRELGLIAEVKKASPSKGLIRADFDPVKLAIGYEEAGTDCISVLTDEIYFQGSGSYLTAIREAVSVPLLRKDFIIDERQIYEARLLGGDAVLLIAAILSDSQLSNYIKIADSLGLDSLLEVHDREELERVLSIGTAQMIGINNRNLRTFETSLETTAALAELVPSSITLISESGIVTREDVEYLAANGAKGLLIGEIFMRKEQVDQAVYELMGHPKVAVSKNASSGGSYTNE, from the coding sequence ATGTATCTTGATCGCATTGTTGAGACAAAGAAACAAGAAGTTGAGTTGTTAGCAGCAACTTTTTCGATAGCGCAAGCTGAGCAAAGAGTTGCGGAGCTTCCGCCGACTCGTGGATTTCATAAAGCGCTCACTGTAGGTCGCAAGCGTGAGCTTGGCCTCATTGCCGAAGTGAAGAAGGCTTCGCCATCAAAAGGCTTAATCAGAGCAGACTTTGATCCAGTGAAGCTTGCTATAGGATATGAGGAGGCAGGTACGGATTGCATTTCCGTGCTAACGGATGAGATCTATTTTCAGGGCAGTGGTTCTTATTTGACGGCCATTCGTGAAGCTGTTAGCGTGCCACTACTACGAAAGGATTTTATAATTGATGAGCGTCAGATTTATGAGGCACGGTTGCTTGGAGGAGATGCCGTACTGCTCATCGCAGCGATACTGAGTGACTCGCAGCTTAGTAATTATATAAAGATTGCTGATTCACTTGGACTTGACTCACTGCTAGAAGTTCATGATCGCGAGGAGCTAGAGAGAGTACTTAGCATAGGAACGGCGCAAATGATCGGGATCAACAATCGTAATTTACGGACCTTCGAGACTTCACTTGAGACAACGGCTGCTCTGGCAGAGCTTGTGCCATCGAGTATCACACTGATCAGTGAAAGTGGGATCGTAACGCGCGAGGATGTGGAGTATCTTGCAGCAAATGGAGCAAAGGGGCTGCTCATCGGCGAGATATTTATGCGTAAGGAGCAGGTAGATCAGGCAGTTTATGAGTTAATGGGACATCCTAAAGTGGCCGTATCAAAGAATGCTTCTAGTGGAGGGAGCTACACAAATGAGTGA
- the trpD gene encoding anthranilate phosphoribosyltransferase: MNLVHPVQNGLSRLILGENLGREEARNIMGSIMNGESTSAQIGGLLAALRIKGETVDEITGFAEAMRSHSSRLHTDTRQLLDTCGTGGSGIHKFNISTTSAIVAASVSVRVAKHGNRSASGRAGSADVLEALGVNIHLNAEQAERCLNDIGICFLFAQLYHPSMKYAAAPRKELGIRTVFNMLGPLTNPAGADRQVLGIYDRNKTETIAEVLRELGSKRALVVTSQEGLDEISISSPTRVSELKNGEVVTYDLHPSDLGLGTYQLADMIGGDPVTNADIIRRVLQGQKGAYRDVVLANAGACIYVAGIAKDIREGVAIAAESIDSGNALSKLEQLIQTTGDISYVS; this comes from the coding sequence ATGAATTTAGTACATCCGGTACAAAATGGTCTTAGTCGATTAATATTGGGTGAGAACTTAGGGCGTGAAGAGGCACGTAACATTATGGGATCCATTATGAATGGAGAGTCAACTTCGGCACAAATTGGGGGATTACTTGCTGCACTACGTATTAAAGGTGAGACGGTGGATGAGATTACCGGATTTGCTGAAGCGATGCGCTCCCATTCAAGTCGTTTGCATACAGATACCAGACAATTACTCGACACATGTGGAACAGGTGGATCTGGTATTCATAAGTTTAATATCTCCACTACATCTGCTATCGTCGCAGCTTCGGTGTCTGTACGGGTAGCTAAGCACGGGAATCGTTCTGCTTCAGGCCGAGCTGGAAGTGCAGATGTACTTGAAGCGCTTGGTGTAAATATTCATCTGAATGCCGAACAAGCGGAACGCTGCCTGAATGATATCGGTATCTGCTTCTTATTTGCACAGCTGTATCATCCTTCGATGAAGTATGCGGCAGCCCCACGTAAGGAACTTGGAATACGTACAGTATTTAATATGCTTGGACCACTGACTAATCCGGCAGGTGCTGACCGTCAGGTGCTCGGTATCTATGATCGTAACAAAACAGAGACGATCGCCGAGGTGTTACGTGAGTTAGGATCCAAACGAGCACTTGTTGTAACAAGTCAAGAAGGGCTAGATGAGATAAGTATCTCTTCGCCAACACGTGTATCTGAGTTGAAAAATGGAGAGGTAGTTACTTACGATCTACACCCTAGTGATCTTGGACTTGGCACATATCAATTAGCTGATATGATTGGTGGAGATCCGGTAACAAACGCAGACATTATAAGACGTGTACTGCAAGGCCAAAAGGGTGCATATCGAGATGTAGTACTCGCAAATGCTGGAGCTTGCATCTATGTAGCAGGGATCGCCAAAGACATTCGTGAAGGGGTAGCAATTGCTGCAGAATCAATCGATTCTGGCAATGCACTTAGCAAGTTAGAACAGCTCATTCAAACAACGGGGGACATCAGTTATGTATCTTGA
- the trpE gene encoding anthranilate synthase component I: protein MATPRLEQTIALAKEYNLIPIVRTLLADMETPIRIFRRIAQRDRAFLLESVEGGIQWARYSFIGTDPFMMVSAKKGEVVMEREGKQQSLPGKPVEALKAILRSYRSPKLAELPPFTGGAIGFFGYDLLQYYEKLPAHQVDDMNLKDIQFMFCDQVIVFDHVKQHLLLVANVHVKEGDRDEDIARSYELAEQKLDEIADLLQQEGPSESFNRRPLPADVELGDVRSNLTKEQFIANVEKGKEYIAAGDIFQVVLSQRFHIETEVDPLHVYRVLRTMNPSPYMYYLKLDDEIIVGTSPEALVKVEGERVETRPIAGTRPRGATEQEDQQLEVDLLKDEKERAEHLMLVDLGRNDIGRVSEFGSVKCESYMEIERYSHVMHMVSKVSGKLRDDKDFFDAFLSCLPAGTVSGAPKLRAMEIIAELEREARGTYAGAIGYLGFSGNMDSCITIRTIVFKQGKAYVQAGGGIVWDSIPENEYEESCNKAKALLKAIRTAEFMFPTKTHSDSVLNQDYLYEYSSESR from the coding sequence ATGGCAACCCCGCGACTGGAACAAACCATTGCCTTAGCTAAAGAGTATAATTTGATTCCCATCGTCCGTACATTGCTCGCCGATATGGAAACCCCGATTCGGATTTTCCGTCGAATCGCTCAAAGAGACAGAGCATTTTTGCTTGAAAGTGTAGAAGGTGGCATTCAGTGGGCACGGTATTCGTTCATCGGTACCGATCCATTTATGATGGTGTCGGCTAAGAAGGGCGAGGTTGTCATGGAGCGTGAAGGTAAACAACAGAGTTTACCAGGTAAGCCTGTTGAAGCGCTCAAAGCGATCCTGCGGAGTTATCGTAGCCCTAAACTGGCTGAACTACCACCATTTACTGGAGGCGCGATTGGTTTCTTCGGATACGATCTTCTGCAATATTATGAGAAACTACCAGCTCATCAAGTGGATGATATGAATTTAAAGGATATTCAGTTCATGTTTTGTGATCAAGTGATTGTATTTGACCATGTGAAGCAACACTTGTTGCTCGTGGCGAATGTTCATGTCAAAGAAGGGGACCGTGACGAGGATATCGCTAGATCATATGAACTGGCGGAGCAAAAGTTGGATGAAATTGCTGATCTTTTGCAACAGGAAGGACCGAGTGAGAGTTTTAACCGCCGCCCACTTCCAGCTGATGTAGAACTTGGGGATGTCCGCTCCAATTTGACCAAAGAACAGTTCATCGCCAACGTGGAGAAGGGTAAGGAATATATCGCTGCTGGTGACATATTTCAGGTGGTATTGTCCCAACGATTCCATATTGAGACCGAAGTAGATCCTCTGCATGTGTATCGTGTTCTTCGCACGATGAACCCATCACCCTATATGTATTATCTCAAACTGGATGATGAGATCATCGTTGGAACATCACCAGAAGCGTTAGTGAAGGTTGAAGGCGAACGAGTGGAGACACGCCCGATTGCCGGAACCCGTCCACGCGGGGCAACAGAGCAAGAAGATCAGCAATTGGAAGTAGACTTGCTGAAGGACGAGAAGGAGCGCGCGGAACATTTGATGCTCGTTGATCTAGGTCGAAATGATATAGGCCGAGTATCAGAGTTTGGCAGTGTGAAATGCGAGTCATACATGGAAATTGAGCGTTACTCGCATGTCATGCATATGGTTTCTAAGGTCTCCGGCAAGCTTCGGGATGATAAGGATTTCTTTGATGCTTTTCTATCTTGTCTCCCGGCTGGTACCGTATCTGGTGCACCGAAACTACGAGCTATGGAGATTATTGCAGAACTAGAACGTGAAGCGCGTGGTACCTATGCGGGTGCTATTGGTTATCTTGGTTTCTCCGGTAATATGGACTCTTGCATTACGATTCGAACTATCGTCTTTAAGCAAGGTAAGGCATATGTGCAAGCCGGAGGCGGTATTGTTTGGGATTCTATCCCAGAGAATGAGTACGAGGAATCATGTAACAAAGCAAAAGCACTATTAAAAGCAATCCGAACGGCGGAATTTATGTTCCCAACAAAAACCCATAGTGATTCCGTCCTTAATCAGGATTACTTGTATGAATATAGTTCAGAAAGCCGATGA
- the aroH gene encoding chorismate mutase: MYNRGIRGATTVTRNEEQDILQATAILLKEIVERNEIDPEDICSVWITVTPDLDATFPARAIRVLNGWDMVPLMCSTEIPVKGGLPMCIRLLIQTNTTKSQREMKHVYQNEAKSLRPDLSASGQ, from the coding sequence ATGTATAACCGAGGAATTCGCGGGGCGACGACGGTAACCCGCAATGAAGAACAGGATATTCTTCAGGCAACGGCCATCCTATTGAAGGAGATTGTGGAGCGAAATGAGATAGATCCTGAGGATATCTGTAGTGTATGGATTACTGTGACTCCAGATCTAGATGCGACTTTTCCCGCAAGAGCCATTCGCGTGTTGAATGGGTGGGATATGGTTCCATTAATGTGTTCTACAGAAATTCCTGTTAAAGGTGGTCTGCCGATGTGTATACGGCTGCTCATTCAGACGAATACCACGAAGAGTCAACGGGAAATGAAACACGTATATCAGAATGAAGCGAAGAGTTTACGTCCAGATTTGAGCGCCTCCGGTCAATAA
- the aroB gene encoding 3-dehydroquinate synthase — translation MRTLQVDLGERSYPIYIGGGLLAETGEYFERHNLAKKSPLLIVTDEHVGPLYLSKLETSLQNSGYRTISKVVKAGEKSKSLEVFEEIMTTAIEGGLDRHSVVIALGGGVVGDLAGFVAASYMRGVKFVQIPTTILAHDSSVGGKVAVNHRLAKNMIGAFHQPEMVLYDVDTLQTLPERDVRSGLSEMIKHGLIWDKSFTDWCRDQSDKLLDLDPESLVYGLTLGCSIKAQVVSTDEREHGLRAILNLGHTLGHALEATGGYGQFLHGEAISIGMVAAAKIAVNRGRDQSIYLVTKDLFERFGLPTTIPSQMNEDDIIAAMMHDKKFKENQIIYVLPISIGEVEIVNDVTADDVRHVIQELKEEGQHV, via the coding sequence ATGAGAACCTTACAGGTGGATTTGGGTGAACGATCTTATCCGATATATATCGGTGGTGGTCTGCTTGCCGAGACTGGGGAATATTTTGAACGCCATAATTTAGCCAAGAAAAGCCCCTTGCTCATTGTCACAGATGAACATGTTGGTCCCTTGTATCTCAGTAAACTAGAGACGTCATTACAAAACTCAGGCTACCGTACGATAAGTAAGGTTGTTAAAGCCGGTGAGAAGTCGAAGTCACTAGAAGTATTTGAAGAAATCATGACAACCGCAATCGAAGGTGGTCTTGATCGTCATTCTGTGGTCATTGCTCTTGGCGGCGGAGTGGTTGGTGATTTGGCAGGATTTGTGGCTGCATCCTACATGCGCGGAGTGAAGTTCGTACAGATACCAACAACGATTCTAGCGCATGATAGCAGCGTTGGTGGTAAAGTGGCGGTTAATCATCGATTGGCTAAAAATATGATTGGTGCATTCCATCAACCTGAAATGGTACTCTACGATGTAGATACCTTACAGACTTTACCGGAACGTGATGTACGATCTGGTCTATCGGAAATGATAAAGCATGGACTTATTTGGGATAAGAGTTTCACGGATTGGTGTCGTGATCAAAGTGACAAGCTACTCGATTTGGACCCGGAGAGTCTAGTCTATGGCTTGACGTTGGGATGTTCGATCAAAGCCCAGGTCGTCTCTACAGATGAACGCGAACATGGACTACGTGCTATCCTTAATTTGGGCCATACGCTTGGACATGCGCTGGAAGCGACCGGTGGATATGGTCAATTCCTTCATGGTGAAGCCATTTCTATTGGAATGGTGGCAGCAGCAAAAATCGCTGTGAACCGTGGAAGAGACCAGTCTATATATTTAGTAACGAAGGATCTATTTGAACGATTCGGTTTGCCTACAACGATACCATCTCAAATGAACGAGGATGATATCATTGCGGCTATGATGCATGACAAGAAGTTTAAGGAAAATCAAATCATCTATGTACTTCCCATTAGCATAGGGGAAGTTGAAATCGTAAATGATGTTACAGCAGATGATGTACGCCATGTGATCCAGGAGCTGAAAGAGGAGGGGCAGCATGTATAA
- the aroC gene encoding chorismate synthase: MSLRYLSAGETHGPQLTAIIEGLPSNMKLDFEALNFEVARRQKGYGRGRRMQIEKDTVSIVGGVRHGYTTGAPVALVVENNDWKHWQNIMNIEPIEGSDEEKRRVHRPRPGHADLNGGLKYNLKDLRNVLERSSARETAIRVAVGAIAKQFLEHFGIKIAGQVIRIGEIEAPPHNLSIDELITMTEQSSVRVVDAETEKKMEAYIDQIKADGDSIGGIVECIVEGVPIGLGSHVQYDRKLDGRIAAAVMSINAFKGVEIGIGFEAGTLPGSKVHDEILYNEEQGYHRGSNRLGGFEGGMTNGMPVVVRGVMKPIPTLYKPLQSIDIDTKEPFTAQVERSDACAVPAASVVMEHVVAWEIAKAFMEKFGGDSIQEIDRNVKGYLSQLENY; the protein is encoded by the coding sequence ATGAGTTTACGTTACTTATCGGCAGGGGAGACGCACGGTCCCCAGTTGACAGCAATTATTGAAGGACTTCCAAGCAATATGAAGCTTGACTTTGAGGCGCTTAATTTTGAGGTAGCCCGTCGTCAAAAAGGATATGGCAGAGGTCGTCGGATGCAGATCGAGAAGGATACGGTTAGTATCGTCGGCGGTGTCCGTCATGGTTATACAACGGGAGCACCGGTTGCGTTAGTGGTTGAGAATAACGACTGGAAGCACTGGCAGAACATTATGAATATTGAGCCGATTGAGGGTTCAGATGAAGAGAAGCGCCGGGTACATAGACCACGTCCGGGACATGCAGATTTGAATGGCGGTCTCAAATATAATTTGAAAGACCTTCGAAATGTACTGGAACGTTCCAGTGCTAGGGAAACAGCCATTCGTGTAGCCGTTGGCGCTATTGCCAAACAGTTCTTAGAACATTTTGGTATCAAAATTGCTGGGCAGGTCATTCGGATTGGTGAGATTGAAGCACCACCTCATAATCTATCCATTGATGAATTGATAACTATGACTGAGCAGTCTTCCGTTCGTGTAGTAGATGCAGAGACGGAGAAGAAGATGGAAGCCTACATCGATCAGATTAAAGCTGATGGGGACTCCATCGGCGGAATTGTAGAGTGTATTGTTGAAGGAGTGCCGATCGGCCTTGGCAGCCATGTACAATACGATCGGAAGCTTGATGGACGGATTGCTGCAGCGGTCATGTCGATCAACGCGTTTAAGGGAGTAGAGATCGGTATCGGATTTGAAGCTGGTACGCTTCCAGGTTCGAAAGTGCATGATGAGATTCTGTATAACGAGGAACAAGGTTATCATCGGGGAAGTAATCGTCTAGGCGGTTTTGAAGGCGGTATGACCAATGGTATGCCTGTTGTCGTCCGTGGTGTTATGAAGCCAATCCCGACACTTTACAAACCGTTACAAAGTATCGATATCGATACAAAGGAACCATTCACGGCGCAAGTTGAACGCTCAGATGCTTGTGCGGTTCCAGCAGCAAGTGTGGTTATGGAGCACGTTGTTGCATGGGAAATAGCTAAAGCATTTATGGAGAAATTCGGCGGAGATTCCATCCAGGAAATAGACCGTAATGTGAAGGGCTACCTGTCGCAATTGGAGAACTACTAA
- a CDS encoding CheR family methyltransferase, which translates to MPDPDYLGFIQNIKKSTGIDLAQYKEAQMKRRLTTLRNKNGFTTFEAFFRAMMNNKTLFYEFLDKMTINVSEFWRNPNRWEMLRDVVLPEVASAKSRLRIWSAACSTGEEPYTLAMILADLGLLSNTYLLASDIDDGALSKAAEGLYLERSLKDVPPAVAKRYFSSEGAMYRIDSALKKAVTFKKQNLLLDTFEESFDLIVCRNVMIYFTEEAKQGLYHKFAKALRPGGVLFVGSTEQIFSPAVFGLEATETFFYRKKS; encoded by the coding sequence ATGCCAGATCCGGATTACTTAGGTTTTATCCAAAATATTAAGAAAAGTACGGGCATCGATCTAGCTCAATATAAAGAAGCACAAATGAAACGTCGCTTAACCACTTTGCGTAATAAAAATGGTTTCACAACATTTGAGGCTTTTTTTCGTGCGATGATGAACAATAAGACTTTGTTTTATGAATTTTTGGATAAGATGACGATCAATGTATCTGAGTTCTGGCGTAATCCGAACCGCTGGGAAATGCTGAGAGATGTAGTTCTGCCTGAGGTAGCATCTGCTAAATCGCGTCTACGAATTTGGAGTGCTGCTTGCTCTACGGGTGAGGAACCATATACGTTAGCGATGATATTAGCTGACCTGGGACTCTTAAGTAATACATACTTGCTTGCCTCGGATATTGATGACGGGGCGCTGAGCAAAGCTGCAGAAGGACTTTATCTGGAACGTTCACTCAAGGATGTGCCTCCCGCAGTTGCTAAGCGATATTTTAGTTCAGAGGGTGCAATGTACCGGATTGACAGTGCCCTGAAAAAGGCGGTTACATTTAAGAAGCAAAACCTATTACTCGACACTTTCGAGGAAAGTTTTGATCTGATTGTGTGCCGTAATGTCATGATCTATTTTACGGAAGAAGCTAAGCAGGGGCTCTACCACAAATTCGCAAAAGCGCTGCGTCCTGGAGGCGTGTTGTTCGTGGGTAGCACAGAGCAAATCTTCTCTCCAGCAGTTTTTGGTCTCGAGGCAACAGAAACTTTTTTCTATCGAAAAAAATCTTAA
- the ndk gene encoding nucleoside-diphosphate kinase, which produces MERTFLMVKPDGVQRGLIGRIISRFEDKGFKLVAGKLVQITENQAQFHYAEHEGKPFFGELVDFITSGPVFAMVWEGDDVISLSRLVIGKTKVAEALPGTIRGDFAAHTPLNLIHGSDGPESAEREIANFFEAHELLGYAKNLDPWI; this is translated from the coding sequence ATGGAACGGACATTTTTGATGGTTAAACCAGATGGTGTTCAACGGGGCCTAATTGGCAGAATTATTAGTCGTTTCGAAGACAAAGGTTTCAAGTTGGTTGCTGGAAAGCTGGTACAAATAACAGAGAATCAGGCACAATTCCACTATGCGGAGCATGAGGGGAAGCCGTTTTTTGGTGAATTGGTTGATTTTATTACCTCCGGTCCTGTTTTTGCCATGGTGTGGGAAGGTGATGATGTGATCTCATTGTCTAGGCTTGTAATTGGTAAGACAAAGGTTGCTGAAGCGTTACCAGGAACAATTCGGGGCGATTTTGCTGCACATACCCCATTAAATCTGATACATGGTTCCGATGGACCAGAAAGCGCGGAACGGGAAATAGCTAATTTCTTTGAAGCGCATGAACTCCTCGGATATGCCAAAAATCTTGATCCATGGATATAA
- a CDS encoding polyprenyl synthetase family protein, protein MKLMDIFGALKRDMDFIERQLYRSIDGDDELLSETSLHLLKAGGKRLRPVFVLLGGKFGNYDLQRLQHVAVPLELIHSASLVHDDVIDDAGTRRGKPTVKAKWDNKIAMYTGDYIYAKALILATELSNPEIHRILSKALVQMSIGEMEQIRDFFNTEQTVRNYLLRIRRKTALLIAISCQLGAMAAGAPEKVSWLLYRYGYNVGMAFQIRDDLLDLCGTEKSIGKPPGSDMRQGNITLPVIYALQEADLRADLLREISGIHAEDGTGEVSKAIDMIVSSSGIRRSEELADRFIQKALDALDELPENKARSHLKEIALFVNKRSY, encoded by the coding sequence ATGAAATTAATGGATATTTTTGGCGCGCTGAAAAGGGATATGGATTTTATCGAACGTCAGTTGTACCGGAGCATCGATGGTGATGATGAACTGCTAAGTGAAACGTCATTACATCTACTCAAAGCGGGAGGAAAACGACTTCGTCCCGTTTTTGTATTACTTGGTGGTAAATTTGGTAATTATGATTTACAGCGTCTTCAGCATGTTGCTGTTCCTCTTGAGCTTATTCACTCTGCATCGCTCGTTCATGACGATGTGATTGACGATGCGGGGACACGGCGTGGTAAGCCAACGGTGAAGGCAAAATGGGATAATAAGATCGCTATGTATACAGGGGATTATATCTATGCCAAAGCCCTAATCTTGGCGACTGAACTCAGCAATCCAGAAATCCACCGCATTCTGTCCAAAGCACTGGTACAAATGTCTATAGGTGAGATGGAGCAAATTCGCGACTTTTTTAATACGGAACAGACCGTCCGGAATTATTTGCTACGCATTCGCCGGAAAACAGCATTGCTCATTGCGATCAGTTGTCAGCTAGGTGCAATGGCAGCGGGAGCTCCAGAAAAGGTGAGCTGGTTGCTCTACCGATATGGATACAACGTAGGTATGGCCTTTCAGATTCGTGATGATTTGCTTGATCTCTGTGGAACCGAGAAAAGCATCGGTAAACCTCCGGGAAGTGATATGCGTCAAGGCAATATTACACTTCCTGTTATTTATGCTTTGCAGGAAGCAGATCTCAGAGCTGACCTGCTACGTGAAATCAGCGGTATTCATGCAGAGGATGGTACAGGTGAGGTCTCGAAAGCAATTGATATGATTGTGTCCAGCTCTGGAATTAGACGCTCAGAGGAACTCGCTGATCGATTTATTCAAAAGGCTTTGGATGCACTGGACGAGCTCCCTGAGAATAAAGCACGGTCACATCTAAAAGAAATCGCTCTTTTTGTAAATAAACGCTCCTATTGA